The window TAACAGACCGACGTACGGATCGGTTCATCATATCCACCGACTCAAACACGTCACAGTGGACGCCGATACTTCGTTTCGTGGTACGTACGTTTAGACACGATCAGTTTCGTTCCCAATTATAGGAAAggttttcctttaaaaaaaaattagtatagGAGAGCACGTACCATGCCGTCTTTTAAGGTtcagttttattttatttttctgataAATAATCCCTCTATACAATTATCAATAAAATCAGGTCATATCTTTGTTCGTTGAAAAGATATCTCCTGACTTTGTGTAGTTTACAGTTATACCACGGACCCCACTTTACTATAGTCCACATGTTACGCGCTGGAAAGCGATCTCCTGATTTTGTGTAGTTTACAGTTATACCACCAACCTCACCTACATGTTACTGCAAGTCGGCCGGTCTCTTCATTCGTCTCCGTTCGGTTTTTGGTTTTGTCGCCGTTTTTCTTttcaatccttttttttttttgcacgtgGAAGGGTTTTTATGGGTGGACCCGCTTTACTCCCGTTTTTTTTACCATCCGGTAGTTCTTTCGTCGCTGGTTTTTCCTTCGATCTCCAGCCGCCGTGGAGCCGAACCTTACTGCAACTTCGATTTGCCTCTCGATGTTTCTTCCtccaattaattaaaaaatcgaTTATCCACTCATTTCTCATTATTTTCTCCATGATTTTGTCTTTCAATTCGACTTAAATTTGGAAAATTATATCCCTATTTAACCGTTAGTGGCCGTCTTTTTCCCGAGTTTTTTCAATTCGGCTTTAAATCTTCCCTGATTTCCCCTTTTAATTCGGGAAATTCAATTCCTAtctagagcaagtacaatagcaggttACAAGTCAACTATAAGCACATATATGAAGTAGAAGAGAGGAGAGTCACGGCTTTAATTCGGGGAATTCAATTCCTAtttagagcaagtacaatagcagaaTACAAGTCAACAAGTAAACTATAACACCAtatgaaagagagaggagagagaaagcgtGCTACAGATTGGTAGCGAGCTACTACACGGATTCCAAAAGTTATATGTGTATAAGAGGTGagactatatattaataatatagtaagcaactattgtatgagttgactattaaattggttataaatgatttggatttagtagttagctatactattaaacttttgCTCTTATAAGTAACTATTTGAtagaatgagctattagattgactatagatgatttggagccagtggttggctatactattaaacttcctcTCAACCATTTGGAGCCGGtggttagctatactattaaaactTGGGAgaatttgaaccatgccacacaaaattttgtaaaatttgtgatatgccaccctgacccacatgtcattgactcatgtgggtcctacatgtcattgagatacgggtggcatatctcaaattttgcaaatataggttggcatggttccaacaaacccAATCCGTGGTAGATGATGTCCGGCAAGCGAGCTTCCTGGCCATCTTTATTCCCgagttttacatattttgattttggaaaaaaaaagggaaagagatGATTGAGTGGATCAAAAGCCCTAAaccaattttaaattttaataaataaagaaagatCAGAGGTGATTGAGTGGATAAAAACCCTCAACCAATTTAAAAAGATCAAGAATGATCCAATTTTAAAACATCTTTGCCGAATTTGATGGGAATGATGGCATCGGCATCGGCATCTTATGGACAGTATGTGCGAGCTGAGCCGGCTTCTCTCGTGGACTGGCCGTAAAGAGACTGAAAATCGTGGACTGGGCCGTAAAGAGactgaaaaggaagaaaagattGGGCTTTAGTCCAAACCGGGACTGAAAATGAAGAATTTATTAgctttcagtaaaaaaaatatttttcaatttATTTCTCACCTCCCAACAACTATATATTCTATTTctgaaaaaatatctttacttaTTACAACGACTGACATTTTTCATAgcattagagaaaaaaaaccatgcATGATTATGTGTTGCAAATGCTCCTTACTCCCGTAGCACGGATGAATGATTTACGGGATTCAGTTTTATCTAATTTTTCTCATTTTATCTGATTTTTGTATCGAGTTCTTGTTTATCGTAAGAGGATTTAGTATGAATAATTTCACATTATAATAGGTGTGAAATAAATTCTCTAAATCACCCTGAGATTAACTGAACAAAATCACCCCTGGTGTGAAATTACCCtcaattattttttgtgtgagAGATTAACCGAGCAAAATCACCCCAATCCTTTTGTGTGAGAGATTAACCGAACTAAAATCACCCCTCGTGTGATAGATTAACCGAACAatgcaaaatagaaaaatatccccaaccatatatactccctctatttcaaaatgtttgacaccgttgactttttaacacatgatcgttcgtcttattaaaaaaatttgtgaaatatgtaaaactatatgtatacatcaaagtatatttaacaataaatcaaatgatataaaaagaataaataattacttaaattttttgaataagacgaatggtcaaatatgtacttaaaaaatcaacggtgtcaaacattttgaaatggaaatggagggagtatggatTAAGAAAGACACGTTAAGGATACAAGGAACCCTAACAAACATTGTGTCTCAAAACGGCAGCAACCAATCGTAGACGCGATGATGGCCCACGTAATCTGATTTGGTTATACAAACGTGTTGCCACACTGtggcagcctcctcctccgtgTACTTGTGAACGCTCCAGCTAATTTTGTCATACACGCCTAGCACACTAGAGTCAGTGTCATAACGCAAGCTACCACACGTAGCTGATAAGTCCGatcgtcgccgcgcgccgcgccatgGTGCCGTCGTTCCCGCAGCCGGccagtgcggcggcggcgacgcggccaaTACCGGGGAGCTACGGCCCGCCGCTGCTCGGCCCGCTCCGCGACCGCCTCGACTACTTCTGGTTCCAGGGCCCCGACgacttcttccgccgccgcgccgccgaccacaAGAGCACCGTGTTCCGCGCCAACATCCCGCCCaccttccccttcttcctcggcgtcgacccgcgcgtcgtcgccgtcgttgatGCCGCCGCCTTCACCGCGCTCTTCGACCCGGCCCTCGTCGACAAGCGCGACGTCCTCATCGGCCCCTACGTCCCCAGCCTCGCCTTCACCCGCGGCACCCGCGTCGGCGTCTACCTCGACACCCAGGACCCCGACCACGCCCGCACCAAGGCCTTCTCCAtcgacctcctccgccgcgccgcccgcaactgggccgccgagctccgcgccgccgtcgacgacatgctcgccgccgtcgaggaagACCTCAACAGGGCCCctgaccccgccgccgcctccgccagctACCTCATCCCGCTCCAGAAGTGCATCTTCCGCTTCCTCTGCAAGGCGCTCGTCGGCGCCGACCCGGCGGCGGACGGCCTCGTCGACCGCTTCGGCGTGTACATCCTCGACGTGTGGCTGGCGTTGCAGCTGGTGCCGACGCAGAAGGTGGGCGTCATCCCGCAGCCGCTGGAGGAGCTCCTGCTCCACTCCTTCCCGCTGCCGTCGTTCGTCGTCAAGCCCGGGTACGACCTCCTCTACCGCTTCGTGGAGaagcacggcgccgccgccgtgtccatCGCTGAGAAGGAGCACGGCatcagcaaggaggaggccatCAACAACATCCTCTTCGTGCTCGGCTTCAACGCGTTCGGCGGCTTCTCGGTGTTCCTGCCGTTCCTGGTCATGGAGGTCGGCAAGCCCGGCCGGGAcgacctgcggcggcggctgcgggaggAGGTGCGCCGCGtgctgggcggcggcgacggcggcgaggccgggttCGCGGCGGTGAGGGAGATGGCGCTGGTGCGGTCGACGGTGTACGAGGTGCTCCGGATGCAGCCGCCGGTGCCGCTGCAGTTCGGGCGGGCGCGGCGAGACTTCGTGCTGCGgtcgcacggcggcgcggcgtacGAGGTGGGCAAGGGCGAGCTGCTGTGCGGGTACCAGCCGCTGGCCATGCGCGACCCGGCGGTGTTCGACCGGCCGGAGGAGTTCGTGCCGGAGAGGTtcctcggcgacgacggcgaggcgctgCTGCAGTACGTGTACTGGTCCAACGGGCCGGAGACCGGCGAGCCGTCGCCGGGGAACAAACAGTGTGCCGCCAAGGAGGTGGTCGTCGCCACCGCGTGCATGCTCGTCGCCGAGCTTTTCCGGCGGTACGACGACTTCGAATGCGACGGCACCTCCTTCACCAAGCTCGACAAGCGGGAGCTCACTCCCAGCTAAGCTTTGCTGCCGCCATTCTCTCACTCGATCTCCATGCACATATGcatgaagaaattaattaaattcAAGTTGCTAGCTCCATTTTTTCTCTTTGAGCTgctgataaaaaaaacatctctATTCTTCTGTGCAATAAGCCAATAATTAAGCATTAATCAGAGCGTACAAGTAAAAATTGTTTTCACTGTTTTATgtggatatatatatgtacagggATCCACCAAAATTAATTTGAtactacgtagtacgacatttGTTTAGGGATCAACGATTCAcgtttcacttttttttacaGCGTCAACATATATAAACACATAGATATGAGAGTATTTAATATACTTATTACTGACATACTCgcttcgtcccataaaaaaaaaccaaatcctATGTATGAATGGAGTATTCTAGTAGTACAGTAGTGTAAAAAACCGCCAATAGATTGATCCTGAATTTCAGGTCAAGGAGACAAAGCAACTACTCCATAGAAtcatagtattaggatatgtttcatccagtaaaaaaatatatttgaagaTGGGGAGTAAGAAACACGAAACGGAAAAACGAGTGAAGAAGAGAAGACATTTCAGGGTCTGCTTGTTTCTGATGCCAAAagcatttttttagataatgccAAATGCGTGGACAGAATGCTTGTTCTAATACCAAATGCATGGACAGAATGGTTGATAGGTATCTGCTTGTATCTTGCTCGATGGAAACCGCATGGACAGCGACGCATTTCTTCTCCTTTTGCATGTTACTACTGAACGGTTGACACAGGATATATTACTGGCGAAAAAGTACATGTTAACATGGGTTCAAACAGTAACACGCATTTCAATCAAGTGTGCAAGTGCAAACACAAAATGATCGTCTGTAACCGTAGCGCGTAAACAACAAGACGTACagttatactacctccattccaaaattttgacgccgttgacttttttaaaaatgtttgtccgttcgtcttattcaaaaaatttaagtaattgttaattctttttctatcatttgatttattgttaaatatacttttatgtatacgtatagttttacacattttacaaatttttttaaataagacgaacggttaaatatatttaaaaaaagttaacggcgtcaaacatttagggaaggagggagtatatgccaAACATATCCCTGTATGGCTATATTGATTGGCAACAAATACAGTACTATTGATCCCGTGTTGTGCCAACCACAACAGCGACAAGTATCCTGTCAATTTGTGGTGCTAACAACTTGCCATTGATAAGTCCAGATTAACTAGAATAGACGCACCAAGGCACATACATGTAAATGCTAGCTCCTGGATAGGCAAAATTGATCCAAAGACCAGCTAAACTGCCAAATCGTTGGGAAAGTTTACATAAATGTGTCTCCCTTGCAGGTAAACAAAAACATATAGTGAGCTGAAGAAGGCTAGTTCTTCGTGCAAGAGATCAGCTGTGCAATCCTCATAAAAGGGATCGGCTGATCATAGCTGATGAAGAAAATGAATTTGTTGATTTCATGAATAACAGTGGCACTAAAAGGCATTCTGAATATAAATGAAAAATACAGTGTTAGAAAGACaccaaaaacaaacaaacaaagacTTGCAAGGAAAACAGTACAAGACAAACAGTCACCATAGTTCTACTTCTTTCACATGTGAAACATGGCTAGGAAAGGAAAATGAAAACCTAGACATGTAGGAATTGAGTATACGAGAATTGCCATGGTTTGTAATTTGTACTCTGTAGTTTGTACCATAGGCATTGCATTTATTCATTTACTATGGCAAGAGAAGAACAGAGAACCAAGAGCAGTTCAAGAATAGATAGCAGTCTGTTAGAGGAGCGAGTTCAATGCAGAAGAGAAGTTATAATCAATTGGTATGGAAACAATGGATGTATCAAATGGCATCGGAAAATGTCGTTGCTGCACTCACATATCTAGCTACAAAAAGGACAGATGGCTTGAAGGAGGAGCTAGCTACGTACATCATGATGGTATTATTCCAAATACAATCTGAAACAGGTTTGTAGCCTGAgtttaaatgataaaaaaaGGAGTAActgaatataattttaaatggTTGGTTTGCCAAGTCAGTAAGCTATACAAGCACAGCAATGTACAAGGTTATGAATATATTACCAACAATAATCTGTCTCAATGCAGAAAACATGTCGAAATAACAAAGCACGAATGAACAGAGCAACGTCTGTCAtacaaaaaactaaaatttcTTGTGTGGTCTTAGCAGAGCCACTTATAGCCAACCCAAGTACAGCGAAACGTAGTCATGGCAGCTTAATTTCTCAATGAAATTCATAACAAGCACATGTTCATTGATTATTAATTAAACATGTTTTCTTTTGCTAAGGCAGGTAAATGTACCTGCCCATGTTTGCCtctatattggaattaatttgtttgttttctttccATATAAAAAAGTGCTGGGAAGCTTCTATTGCATTTGTATACACTTCTTATATATTCTGTAAATTAGTtaacttattattattattattatctctTACTTATGGAAGAAAAGTAATTAACCAATGTTGCGTGTCCTCACAAGGATGTGTTTGTTCTAGTTCtcgtaaaaagaaaagaaaagaaaaggaaaggaaagagagGAGGTGGGTTTGGCCCAACTAGAAAGGCATCTCGTACGTAAGCCCACTTAGCCCAACTAGAGAACGTTGTAGGGGTTGCGGGAATCAACAGCCGCCGGGAGAGGTTAATTAGGGTTCCAAACTTGCATGGAGCGAGAGATCGAGATGAGCGAGATGGAGACGGGTAAGGCGATCGAGTTGGTGTTGAAGCGGTTGGATGAGGTGCGTACGCGCATGGATGGGGTGGAGAAGCTGTTGCGTATACTCATCTGCAGGGAGGAGAAGCGAGCGAAggttgggaggaggaggaggaggtcgacaAGATGCagatggtgacggcggcggcaggtggcggtagcagcagcaggaggaggaaagCCATCAAGAGAAACTTTAAGGCTAAAGAAGCAGACCGCAAGGAGACGGAAGAGGAGGGCAATCAGGTGAAGAAGATCACCAGCCAGCAGCTGTAAGTGTatttaagtactccctccatattttaatgtaggatgccgttgactttttaacaccactcgtcttatttaaaaattatatgtaaatataaaaatacttatgtcaaaaattttatgcaaatataaaaatacttatgtcatgcttaaagaatatttgatgataaattaagtcgcaataaaataaattataattacataatttttttaataagacgaaaggttaAACGTttgtaaaaaaatcaacagcgtcatacattaaaatacggatacGGATAGAGTTTTATCTGTACCGATGGATGATCCGATCCAGCTATTATCCATCATCCATTCTGAGTTTATTGGTAATGATGATACTACTGATATGGTCAATTTAACCCTAACTAGTTAGTATACCAATGTTACTATGTGATATATCTGGGCCTCCcaaaaggaagaggaagaggaagaaggaagaagacgccagcgagaagaagaagaagaagaagcggcaGACGGAGGAAGCAGAAGCGGAGAAGAAGATTGAGGCGAGGAAAGCCAAAAAAGAGGCGTACGAGCGGTACCTGGCGAATTTCTTTGATTTTGAGCCCTTCCCACGCACACCCGACCACATCCTCAACGAGATGCCCGAGGAAGAGCGTGCCGGAGAAAATCAACTTGCTGCCTTCGCTGATAGTATTATGGAACGTCGCAGGCTCCTATACCAGAGATGCATCAAGGACTACATGGACAAGGACAAGGACGATCACGAATAGCAAGTGTCTTCGTCTGTCTGTGATCAAAGCTACTACTACTGGAGTATCCTATTCTGAGTTGGACTGTATCGTATCGTCTCACTTCATTATATAATAATGACTATGTCATGATCGATGTAATCGGCACTgagatatattaatattaactactccctccgtttcaaaatgtttgacaccgttgactttttagcacatgtttggccgttcgtcttattcaaaaaatttaagtaattattaattcttttcctatcatttgattcattattaaatatatttttatgtaggcatataattttacatatttaacaaaagcttttgaataagacgaacggtcaaacatgtgcctAAAAAGtcacggtgtcaaatatttcgaaacagAGGAGTATATATTAGTACTAATATCAGATTCTTCTACTGCTGACTTCCTGAATGAGACGAACATTCGATGCAAAATTAGAGAATGGTTGGTAGTACGACTGAGATAGTCAGATAGATGATCACGTTGGGTGTGTGTGTTTGTCTTGGAGGGCTGAAAACGACAGTTAAGCTTAGACCTGCTGGCCGCCAGCTAGACtccattgtttcgcttatttgcaaacagaaaataatttgcaaataaaacttttatatatgtgttcttagtgatAAAatgcaaaggctgaaaaaacTACGattaaaaaaaacctcaaaatcaacttaaGGTTGTTCAATTTTGGTTTATAAGCATACGCATAAGTCAAAAGATGAGGCTGTTAGTGTTAATTTCCCAGTGGCCAACAAACTGTTTTTGATCAGTGAAGAAATTAATTCAAATGAATGAATGACGGAGTATTGGAGCTTGCACACTTAAGTATCTTAGTTACATAAATGTACGAGCATCTCCCTCACAGCTAAACAAAAACAACGCAAGGCTAGTCCTTCAGTTCTCATGCAGGAAATCAGCTACGTAATCCTCGTAGAAAGGATCGAGTTTGAACCAACGTAATCCTTATAACCAACGTAATCATAACTAAGAACAGTGGCACTAAATGACCACACTCTgaatataaatgaaaaaaaaaagcaccaaaaaagatcaagaagaagaagctgctGCTTTCAAGGAAAACAATACACGACAAATAGTCACCATAGTTCTTTCACATGttaggaaaaaagaaaatgaaaacccAAACATGTAGGAATTGAGTATACGGATTGCCATGGTTTGTAATTTGTATTATGTACCATAGACATTACATTTACTATAGCCAGAGAACAGAGAAGCAAGAGCAGTTAAGGAATAGAGAAAC of the Oryza sativa Japonica Group chromosome 2, ASM3414082v1 genome contains:
- the LOC107277670 gene encoding mediator of RNA polymerase II transcription subunit 2, coding for MQMVTAAAGGGSSSRRRKAIKRNFKAKEADRKETEEEGNQVKKITSQQLKRKRKKEEDASEKKKKKKRQTEEAEAEKKIEARKAKKEAYERYLANFFDFEPFPRTPDHILNEMPEEERAGENQLAAFADSIMERRRLLYQRCIKDYMDKDKDDHE
- the LOC4328040 gene encoding probable inactive linolenate hydroperoxide lyase; this translates as MVPSFPQPASAAAATRPIPGSYGPPLLGPLRDRLDYFWFQGPDDFFRRRAADHKSTVFRANIPPTFPFFLGVDPRVVAVVDAAAFTALFDPALVDKRDVLIGPYVPSLAFTRGTRVGVYLDTQDPDHARTKAFSIDLLRRAARNWAAELRAAVDDMLAAVEEDLNRAPDPAAASASYLIPLQKCIFRFLCKALVGADPAADGLVDRFGVYILDVWLALQLVPTQKVGVIPQPLEELLLHSFPLPSFVVKPGYDLLYRFVEKHGAAAVSIAEKEHGISKEEAINNILFVLGFNAFGGFSVFLPFLVMEVGKPGRDDLRRRLREEVRRVLGGGDGGEAGFAAVREMALVRSTVYEVLRMQPPVPLQFGRARRDFVLRSHGGAAYEVGKGELLCGYQPLAMRDPAVFDRPEEFVPERFLGDDGEALLQYVYWSNGPETGEPSPGNKQCAAKEVVVATACMLVAELFRRYDDFECDGTSFTKLDKRELTPS